TTATCGCGTTACGAGTGTGCGGGAAGATGGACAGAGTGTCAGCAGTGATGTTTTTACCCTCGCGCCTAACCCAGAACCGGGTACGCCATTGAAAATTTTACTGACCTCTGACCATCAACTCAAGCCGATGACAGCAGCAAATCTCCAAAAGGTGGTCCAGACAGTGGGACGAGTGGATGCAGTTTTGTTTGCTGGTGATTTAATTAATATTCCAGACCGCGCCAGTGAATGGTTTGATGATAATCGCGGTGGTGCATTATTTCCCGGTTTGCAAGGTCGCGCTAAATATGCTATTGACCACAACGGTGTTAAAACATTTTATTCTGGCGGGCAAATAATTCAACATGCGCCAATGTTTCCTGCTATTGGTAATCATGAAGTCATGGGAAGGTTCGCGAGGAAAGAAAGTTTAGATGATGAATTTAATGATGCTATTCCCCGTGCGATCGCTCAAAGATTATATAGCGGTAAATCTTTAAAAGATAATTCCTTTAATACCGATACCTACGAAGAAATTTTTACCCTACCAACAACTAAAGAGGGTGGAAAAAGGTATTATGCAGTCAGTTTTGGTGATGTGCGTTTGGTCGTACTGTACGCTACAAATATGTGGCGGACTCCCAATTTAGATGCAATGGCTAGGGGGAGATATCGCGAAGCTGAAAAAGATTTAAACAACCCGGAAAATTGGGGTTATGGTCAGATGATTTTTGAGCCAATTGCTAAAGGTAGTCAGCAGTATAATTGGCTAGAGCAAGAACTTAAAAGTCCTGAGTTTCAGCAAGCAAAATATAAAGTAGTGATGTTCCATCATCCACCCCATACTTTGGGAGATAATATTGTCCCAGCTTACACCGACCCGGTGCAAATAATTGAACGGGATAATGATGGTAATATTCAAGCTGTGCGTTACGAGTATCCCAAGGATGCAGATTATCTGATTCGCGATGTTATGCCAATGCTTGAAGCGGCGAATGTACAATTCGTATTGTATGGACATTCCCATTTATGGAACCGCTTTGTGAGTGAAGGTGGAATGCATTTTCTCGAAACATCTAATGTCGGCAATTCTTATGGTGCAGCTTGGGGTAATAAAAAGCGACAAGTGCCAATTGGATATCAAGAAAATTATACTCCACTTGGTGATCCTAATGGTTTGCAGCCAGTAGTTCCCACAATTGCGCCTTTGTTGGGTGAAGATGGTCAGCCAATGCCGTATATTGCTAGTAATAACATCACTGTTTTTAGTATCTTTGACACCGGAACAGGGACGATAAGCAGCTATCGTTTTGATACCCGCAAACCGGAATCTGAGGTTATTAAGTTTGATGAATTTAAATTAAAATAGTTTGCGTTGCTGATTGATGGGATGATTTTTATCTCACGCAAACGCGAGTGCGTCCTGTAGGGAACATTGCCGTGCCCCTACCCCGTGGTATATTTACCTGAAAATATATCTCACCGCTGAAAAATTATATAGCATTTATCGACAAGCGTGAGGTACATCGGTAAGGGCACGGCACTGCCGTGCCCCTACACAGCGTGATATGATTTTGTACTTCATTTGAATGGGAAGCGCTATAAACAATAGCCCAGCAATACCAACCCCTAATAAAAAATTATGTCAATTATGAAGTGATGTTACAAAACTTTCAAAAATATTTAGAAATTGTCTACAAGCCAAACATAGCTTTAACGTAGAACTTATAGGAAACAATTGAGGCAAATGTGATGAGCAGAAATAATCTTCAAAACTATCGGTTTGTCTGTACCCTAACTTTTGGTGATATCTACGGTCAAATAATTGTTTGGTTAATCACAATTGTAGTCAGTTTGGCCTCAGCCTTGGCGTTGATGGGTGCCAGACGACCAGTGTATGCTTTAGTTACGGTGGGGCTTGTCGTTCTGCTATCCTTGCCTTTCTTGCTGTTTGCGTTCGTCACCACGTTGTTAAATCACATTGAAGTGACTGCGGTAGAGCCAGGAACAAAGACTGAACCTATACCTGGTAATGTTTCTGAGCAAAGACCTATACAAGCAACCAGTTGAAGAATGGGGGACCCCAATCCCCAATCCCCAATCCCCAATCCCCAATCCCCAATCCCCAATCCCTAATTCAAAATCTAAAATTGAATGTGCAGGGAGTTTTTTGCACTCAGGTGCTAGTAAATTATGCTGGAACATGATGTAATTATAGTTGGGGGCGGTTTAGCTGGATGTCGTGCGGCTGTGGAAATTGCCCGCATTGACCCCAGTTTAAATGTGGCTGTGGTTGCCAAAACTCACCCGATTCGTTCTCACTCAGTCGCTGCTCAAGGTGGGATGGCGGCGTCGCTGAAAAATGTTGACCCAGAAGATAGTTGGGAAGCACATGCGTTTGATACTGTCAAGGGTTCTGATTATTTGGCAGACCAAGATGCTGTGGCAATTCTCACCCAGGAAGCGCCGGATGTGGTGATTGACCTGGAACACATGGGCGTTTTATTCTCGCGCTTAAGCGATGGTCGCATTGCCCAACGGGCTTTTGGTGGACATTCCCACAACCGCACCTGCTACGCCGCTGATAAAACTGGTCACGCGATTTTGCACGAATTGGTCAGCAATCTGCGGCGCTATGGTGTGCAAATCTACCAAGAATGGTACGTAATGCGCCTGATTTTAGAAGCAGGTCAGGCGAAAGGTGTGGTGATGTTCAGCCTGTTGGATGGACATATTGAGGTACTCAGGGCAAAGGCGGTGATGTTTGCCACGGGGGGCTATGGTCGCGTTTATAACACCACATCCAATGATTATGCTTCTACTGGTGATGGTTTGGCAATGACGGCGATCGCCGGACTACCTCTGGAAGATATGGAATTTGTCCAGTTTCACCCCACTGGTTTATACCCAGTCGGAGTGCTGATTTCCGAGGCGGTACGGGGCGAGGGAGCATATTTAATTAATAGCGAAGGCGATCGCTTTATGGCGAACTACGCACCCAGCCGCATGGAACTGGCTCCTCGTGATATTACCTCACGGGCGATCGCCTACGAAATCCGCGCCGGTCGTGGTGTCCATCCCGATGGTAGCGCAGGCGGTCCCTTTGTCTACCTGGATTTGCGCCACATGGGCAAAGAAAAAATTATGAGCCGCGTTCCCTTCTGCTGGGAGGAAGCACACCGCCTCGTCGGCGTTGACGCGGTAACTCAACCTATGCCCGTCCGCCCCACAAATCATTATTGCATGGGTGGTATCCCAGTCAACACCGATGGACAAGTCCGCAGTAGTGGTGAGGGCTTAGTTGAAGCCTTTTTTGCCGCTGGGGAAACAGCTTGTGTCTCTGTTCACGGTGCCAATCGTCTGGGTAGTAACTCTCTGCTGGAATGTGTCGTTTATGGTAGGCGAACCGGGGCTTCAGTAGCACATTTTGTCCAAAATCGCAAGTTACCCACCGTCGATGAGCAACTTTATATCAACGAAGCCCAACAACAAATCCAAGCCTTGCTCGAACAGCCAGGAAAATACCGCATTAACCAAGTGCGTCAAGCCTTCCAAGATTGCATGACTGAGTATTGTGGCGTTTTTCGCACCGAGGCGTTAATGAGTGAGGGTTTGCAGAAGCTAGCAGAAATACAACAGCAATATCCACAAATTTATTTAGATGACAAAGGAACTTGCTGGAATACAGAACTAGTTGAAGCTTTAGAATTGCGGAGTCTGATGGTAGTTGGACAGACAATATTAGCCTCAGCTTTAAATCGTCAAGAAAGTCGCGGCGCCCACTTTCGAGAAGATTATTCCCACAGAGATGATGGTAATTTCTTGAAGCACACAATGGCTTATTATTCACCTGCAGGAATTGATATTCAATATCGCCCAGTGGTGATTAATATGTTTGAGCCACAGGAGCGCAAGTATTAAAATCGGGAAGGATTAGGGATTGGGGATTGAAACAATTGCTTCCTCTTCTACCATCACCCCCTATTTCCCTCATCCCTCTATCTTTTCATGCGTCATGCACCATAACCCTAGATAATTAACCTATGACTATAGCCAGTCAACCCAAATTAAGCTTAGAAGATTTTCTGCAACAGCCAGAGACTAAACCAGCATCAGAATTTATTAATGGAGAAATTATTCAGAAACCTATGCCACAAGGTGAACATAGTAGACTACAGATTAAATTTTGCACCGGGATTAACCAAATAGGTGAAACACAAAAGATTGCTTACGCTTTTCCTGAATTGCGTTGTACCTTTGGCGGTAATTCTATCATCCCTGATGTAGCTGTGTTTCGTTGGGAAAGAATTCCTAAAAGTGCAAACGGGAGAATTGCTAATCGTTTTGAGGTTCATCCTGACTGGGCGATTGAAATTTTATCTCCCGGTCAAAGACACACAAAAGTACTTGGTAACTTGTTATATTGTTCCCGCAATGGCACTGAATTAGGCTGGTTGATGGACCCAGAAACGGAAAGTATTTTGGCGGTGTTTCCTGGACAGCGGGTGGAATTGTATGAGGGTACTTCTCAGTTACCAATACTTAATGGTCTTGAGTTGGAACTGACAGTTGAACAGGTTTTTGGCTGGTTGAATTTCTAACTTTTCACGTTATTAGAACTTATGCCTTTCCTTAATGTTACAGATGAATGAGGTGATTGTGGAATGGATGCATCTACGCACTTTGTCAGACTACAATAATAAAAATATGCTCAAGACTATCTAAACATTCCCTATGGAAATAGCCATGTCTTCCCAAAAGGCAAATTCCCCAACCCTATATGAAACTGACTACTTGCAATGGATAGAAATCACCATTAAAAAATTGCAAAGTCAGGACTATAAAAATGTGGACTGGGAAAACTTAATAGAAGAAATTACCGATATGGGAAGGAGTGAACGCAAAAGCCTGAAAAGTAACTTCATCGTCATTCTGGTGCATTTGCTCAAATGGCAATTTCAACCTGAAAAAAGAAGCGGTAGCTGGGAAGGAAGTATTATAGAACATCGAAGACGTGTTAAAGAAGCTCTGGATGATTCGCCTAGTTTGAAGCCCTATCTTGAGAATATCTTTGCTGAGTGTTATACCCAAGCGGTTAAGCAAGCAAAAGCGGAAACAGGTTTACCCTTAGAATCATTTCCTGTAATCTCTCCTTACGAGTTATCAAAAGTAACAGATGATGAGTTTTTACCGATCTAAATCACCCAGAAGGAACTCACTCAATTTTCATCAATTATGGTTTCCCATCCCCATGAGTTTCGTAAACGTTATCAAAATATTTTACAATATTCAGTTTGCATTCTCGTCATAATTAGGAAGTCATCTACAAATGAACGAAACAATCAACCTTTTTACACCATTTGAACTCGGCGCTCTGACGCTGGGTAATCGGATTATCATGGCACCCATGACCCGTAGCCGTGCTGGTGGTGGACAAAAGAGGGTGCCAACTACCCTGAATGCAACTTACTATACCAAAGAAACTGCAACTGCTGTCTTAGCCGAGGACAATGCTGATTTGGTTTCCTTCGGTAGTTTGTTCATAGCTAACCCAGATTTACCGGAGCGTTTCCGCTTAGATGCGCCCCTTAATCAAGCCGATCCAGCGACATTTTATGCAAATCCCTGCGATGATTCAGTCGAGAACTGCGGTTTTGAGAAAGGATATACAGATTATCCGTTTTCAGTAAGGGCGTAGTGAAAAATAAAATCTCCCTCATCCCCCTTGACTTTCACCTGTGACAAAGGTATAATTAATTCCACGTAGAAGGGGAGTAGCTAGCTGGTAGTAAGTAAAGATTACAATGCCAGCGCATCTGAATCAACATACTGGGCGATAAAGCCCTGGTTCAGGTAGCAAATAATTAATATTTGAGAGCGAGACCTTCACTGAGTTCACACAAAAGAAAATGTGTGAAGCTCGGTGAGGTCTTTTGGCTTTCATCAAGCTTCACACAGGAAAAAATCCTTCAGGAGCTTGAGAGAGTGTTAACAGCTTTTACAGCAGGTTTATTACTGATTACAGTTTCAGAGCTAGGCGATAAAACCTTTTTTATCGCTGTGATTTTGGCAATGCGTCACTCGCGGCGATTGGTGTTTATCGGTGTGACAGCCGCCTTAGCTGCGATGACAATTCTTTCGGTGATATTTGGACAATTGGTGTCTTTATTGCCCAAAATCTACATTCATTACGCCGAAATAGCTTTGTTTATTGCCTTTGGTATCAAGTTGCTGTACGATGCTAGCAAAATGTCCTCTGCAAATAATGGAGAAGTAGCACAAGAGGCAAAAGCAGCGGTAGAAGAAGCAGATTCAGAACTAACAAACCATAAAAGCTCCTGGAAAATTATTATCAAAGCCTTTGTCTTGACATTTATCGCCGAATGGGGCGATCGCACACAAATTGCCACCATCGCCTTAGCCGCCGGCAATAATCCGATTGGGGTGACAGTAGGTGCTGTTTTAGGACACGCCATTTGTGCAGCGATCGCCGTTATTGGTGGCAAAATGATAGCCGGACGCATCTCTGAACGTCAAATTACCTTTATTGGCGGCTGCTTATTTCTCATCTTTGGTGTCGTGGCTGCAATTCAAGGAGCGTGAGGAAATGGGGGAGAAAACAGTTAACTGTTAACTGTTAACTGATGTTCCCCCTGCTGCTGATCAAATACCCACAGCCGCTCATGGCTTAGGTTTAGTTTCCGCTGAGGGTGCGGGGGCTGCACTCGGAGCAGTAGTACTACTAGGAGTGGGGGAAACAGTTGCTGCTTTATTAATTTCGTCTTTATATTGAGCAGGTGCTAAAGCCGAGGCGCTATCAAACAAAGGTTTTGCTTCTGCGGCTTTACCTTCTTGCTTCAATAGCAACGCCTTGGCTAAAACTGGGCGAAAATCCTGAGGATCTTTCAAAATTGCTTGGTCGTAGACAGAGAAAGCCTCAGTGTAGCGTTTCTGGGATGCATGAACTGTTCCCAATAACACCTGTACAGCGATGGTATCCACACTGCCAGGTTGAACTTTATTTGCTTGAGTGGAAGCGGACAGAGTATCTTGTAATAAGCCAATAGCAGCTTCGGGACGTTGCTGATTTAAAAGCAGAGTCACCATACCTTGTAAAGCCTTGAGGTCGCCTGGGTTGCTTGCCAAAACAGTGCGATAAGCTTGGGCTGCACCTTCCTTATCACCAATTTGCTGTTTTGCTTGAGCCAGGAGTACAGCGTATTCTGTCTGTTCTGGGTTCAACTTGGCGAGCTTTTCTAACGGTTCAATGACTCCTTGAATGTCACCTTGTTTTTGACTCAAAAGTTGTAGTCGTGCCTGTAAAAGACCCTTGAGAGCGGTTTGGTTTTCCGGTTCCCGTTGCAAAACCAGTTCATAACCCCGGACTTCATCTTGCAATTTTGATTTTTGCTCAGAGGAAGGTAAACTGCCTCTGGTGCTGGCGGTATTCTGAGTTGAGGGCTGGGGATTATTAAAAGCCTCAATAATCGGAACTAGCGAAACCCCGACAAAAGCAACAACTGCAAGTGCCAACACGACCTGAACCATCCAGCGATTGCGCGGTTGAGACACAAAACCTTCCTTAGATTGAACTCTAACGACAGTAACATTCACATAAATTAGAAAATTAACAATTTCCAAAACTTTGCGGAATACTACCAAATACCTGTGAATTTTATAACAAATAACTATTCACACTGCTAAAGTAAGTGATGACTTTAGGAGGAGCCGTCAGAATTATAACTATGATATGCTTCCGAAACCAGTGTAAAGACGCTAAATTACTTATTTAGTGTACAAACGCAAAATTTTGCGCCTTTACAATCTTATATAGAGCGATCGCTTGTGACTGGGTAGAAAGCAAATAACTTTCATGACTCTCCACAAACGCTCTTTTCAGCTGCCCTACTAAAATCCCTCAATGGGATGTGTCTCCGCCGCAAGGAGTTTTTATGACTTCCGACCTGATGCCGTCACCTGAATCTCCCGACTCTTCTTGTACCTCTGTTCAAGACCAAACTCAAATAGAGGTAGCCACTATTGTTGAAATACCAGCAGCCGAGGACTCTATTATTGAGAATCCCCCCGATCACCCTAGCGAGACTGCTGATGATGGGAACTTCGCCAATCGGCAACAACCGATTCCACCTCCCAGCGAACCGACGCAGTATCGAGCCATTGGGTTAGTCCGGGGTCGCTACCAAGCCAGTGAGGAACAATTTACTCAAGGAACCTTACTGACCGCAGATGGCGTAGGACTCAATTCCGTTCTCCTAGGGCGGATTATGAGTTTAGTCAAAAATCACTTGGACTTAGAAAAAGAACATCTGTGGGTCGTTTATCCCCGCACCCGACAGGAAAATGACACCTTACACATCCAAATTGTAGGGGTTTGGGAGCCAGAAAAACTGGCGAAAAATCCGACAGATGAGGATGAGCTACAGTCAAAACCAGAAGCATTAATCAGACCCGGTGATGTAGTTAACAGATCCTCACCAACTACAAATAACCTCAAACCCTCTTCAGAAATTCCTGATGGTGGTTTTTCCGTTCGTGGTGAAGTAGTTTATCAGTCTTTTGATACCAAGAACTTGGTAGTCAAAATCAAACAGGCTCCACGTAAACCAACGGACAAATCCAAGTATTTTAAGTTGAAACTGCGGGGCGTGCTAACGACCAAAGCAGTGGGGAAATTTTGGGACTTCCAAGTCAAGCGAGAAGGTGATGTATTAATAGTAGAAAATGCTGAGGCGATCGCTGACTTACCCAAAAAACGCAAACCACCCTTCAGAGGCGGTGGTGGTCCTCGCGGTGCTGGCGGTGCTGGTGGTAGAAAACCATTCCCCCCCAGACGCACTGGAGAAACCCCACGTCCCATCAAAAAAACAGGCGGCGACCCCTCAGCGGTGTCAAAACCTATACCAAAAAACCCCGCTCCTAAACCGATTAAAAAGCCCAAACCACCCGCAGAGTAAGGGAATAGGGAATAGGAGTTAGGAGTTAGGAGTTATACCGTTTCACTTCAAGTATGATACAAATACGTTGGTAGGGGCACGGCATTGCCGTGCCCTTACGGGAAATCTATATGTATCAGAGTTTTGGTGAAATGGTATTAGGAATTAGGAGTTAGGAGTTTGGAATGATTCTCCCCAATCCCCAATCCCCAATCCCTAATCTCTAGGGCGTGTTTTCAAAGTCTTATACAATACCACTAAAACGCTGACACATGTAGATTTCACGTAGGGGCACGGCAATGCCGTGCCCCTACAGCTGGTATCATATCGTGTGGATTTAGGGGTATCTAAAAATTTATCCGGCTAAACAAATAGTTTGAAAACACGCCCCAATCCCTAATCCCCAATCCCTAATCCCCAGTATCACAAATCCATCCAACGGTCTTGGGGTACAAAAGAGCGCTCCATTGGAATTGGGGAAACTGATTCTGTGAGGGTAAATAAGCCTGCTTCTATCCACTGTTTTAACTCTAACGCGACTTGGCGAGAAAGAAACATACTGGCTAGGGGAGCAACCCGCACTGCTTTACCCTCAATGGTGATGCGCCCAGATTTGAGTTGGGCGTAACTCACCAACCCAAAGGTGGGACGCACGCGCCGAGGAATCGAAAAATCCACGATTGGCGCTACTAAATCTTGATCTTGCACAGCACAACGTTCAACTACTTCTTCATTTAAGACGGGGAATGGTATACCTACCCCCAACATCAACGAAGGACCATAACTTTTGAAGTAACAACCCCGCACCCAACGAGCATCCATGAGCTTCGCATCACCAATTAAAGCTAAAGTGGCAGCCGGTCCAATTGGGGTATGATTGGGTAAACGCTTTTGTAAGGGGTTGTGCTGAGTACCTTCCCAGGCAATATAACCAATACCACCGCCTAAAAAAATCCGCGTGCCAATGCCAACAAGTTGCAAATCAGGATCGTTGAATAAAGGGGAAATTGCACCAGGGTTTGAGTAGACAGCATTTCCGAGACGCGGTTGTAAAGGTCCCAGATAAGTGAAAAGTGGGCGATCGCCTCCATTCACCCCCACAATAAAATTTTGGTACAAATTACGCGGATTGAATAAATAAAACTGATTGATCGTTTCACGGGTAATTGTCGTTTCAAATGCTGCCCTTGGGTAACAATCTGTAACTTGTCCCTGGGCTTTTACTGGTACAGCCTTACCAGCGATCAAATCTTCAATCACATGACCACCGCCGCGTTCCCGGATTTCTTCCCCTTCCATCACCTCCACACCACAACTAGCACCAAGGTATAAATCTACAGCACCAAAACCTGAGTAGGCTGGCACACCATCTAACCAACAGCGGCGAATTTTGATTGGCGGGTCAGTATGTCCCAGGTTAATAATTGCACCACTTGATTCCATCGGCTCAAAGGTGCCCGTGGTAATTACATCAACGTCCTTAGCGGCTTTGGTAACACCAACTGCTGCTACTCGTGTCTTTAATTCTTCAGATGTCAAAACCACCGCACGTTTACGGTTGATTTTATCGTTAATTTCGGCAATAGTTCGCATTTTCAACGTAGCGACTTGACATATTCATTATGGGGTGCTTGGCTACCAAGTATAGCAGGGGACTGGGGACTGGGGACACTTCGGCAAGCTCAGTGCATCGCTGGGGACTGGGTTACAAGTCTGATTGTGTCTAGGTTTTATCATCAGTTAATGTCCTAAGCACTTTGGCGGTTGCTATAAATAAAGAAAACTGCTCAGTTAGCCGATAGGGTAGGGTGCGTCAGTACAGATTGTCCCAATCGCTTGAGGATTCGCAACACTTCAGCTAACTCATGTCGTCGGGGAAATAGAGAAAATGTCCGTGATATGTCATACAGTGGAGTTTCTTGAGGAGTGAGTTTCAAAAAGACAAATTCATCACCATTTGTAGCCATGTAGGGGCGCAAGGCCTTGCGCCCCTACGAGGATCTGTGGTTCAAATCAATGAAAATTGCTGTAATTATCATCACTAGCAGGAGTTTCTAAGCGCAAACTATCAATCTTTTCATCCCCTGCAGAGGATTCAGAAACTATCACCAACTCAGCCTCTTTTGTATGGCT
The Gloeotrichia echinulata CP02 DNA segment above includes these coding regions:
- a CDS encoding metallophosphoesterase family protein: MTSAPQLLTDPFLQLPTATSVRVVWFTEFDGNKHIVNYGENLEKNRWASTNKLSRTREDQKSYVANQTENGQVDQQPVKRDIWRHEAEVTGLTPGVRVNYRVTSVREDGQSVSSDVFTLAPNPEPGTPLKILLTSDHQLKPMTAANLQKVVQTVGRVDAVLFAGDLINIPDRASEWFDDNRGGALFPGLQGRAKYAIDHNGVKTFYSGGQIIQHAPMFPAIGNHEVMGRFARKESLDDEFNDAIPRAIAQRLYSGKSLKDNSFNTDTYEEIFTLPTTKEGGKRYYAVSFGDVRLVVLYATNMWRTPNLDAMARGRYREAEKDLNNPENWGYGQMIFEPIAKGSQQYNWLEQELKSPEFQQAKYKVVMFHHPPHTLGDNIVPAYTDPVQIIERDNDGNIQAVRYEYPKDADYLIRDVMPMLEAANVQFVLYGHSHLWNRFVSEGGMHFLETSNVGNSYGAAWGNKKRQVPIGYQENYTPLGDPNGLQPVVPTIAPLLGEDGQPMPYIASNNITVFSIFDTGTGTISSYRFDTRKPESEVIKFDEFKLK
- a CDS encoding succinate dehydrogenase/fumarate reductase flavoprotein subunit, yielding MLEHDVIIVGGGLAGCRAAVEIARIDPSLNVAVVAKTHPIRSHSVAAQGGMAASLKNVDPEDSWEAHAFDTVKGSDYLADQDAVAILTQEAPDVVIDLEHMGVLFSRLSDGRIAQRAFGGHSHNRTCYAADKTGHAILHELVSNLRRYGVQIYQEWYVMRLILEAGQAKGVVMFSLLDGHIEVLRAKAVMFATGGYGRVYNTTSNDYASTGDGLAMTAIAGLPLEDMEFVQFHPTGLYPVGVLISEAVRGEGAYLINSEGDRFMANYAPSRMELAPRDITSRAIAYEIRAGRGVHPDGSAGGPFVYLDLRHMGKEKIMSRVPFCWEEAHRLVGVDAVTQPMPVRPTNHYCMGGIPVNTDGQVRSSGEGLVEAFFAAGETACVSVHGANRLGSNSLLECVVYGRRTGASVAHFVQNRKLPTVDEQLYINEAQQQIQALLEQPGKYRINQVRQAFQDCMTEYCGVFRTEALMSEGLQKLAEIQQQYPQIYLDDKGTCWNTELVEALELRSLMVVGQTILASALNRQESRGAHFREDYSHRDDGNFLKHTMAYYSPAGIDIQYRPVVINMFEPQERKY
- a CDS encoding Uma2 family endonuclease; the protein is MTIASQPKLSLEDFLQQPETKPASEFINGEIIQKPMPQGEHSRLQIKFCTGINQIGETQKIAYAFPELRCTFGGNSIIPDVAVFRWERIPKSANGRIANRFEVHPDWAIEILSPGQRHTKVLGNLLYCSRNGTELGWLMDPETESILAVFPGQRVELYEGTSQLPILNGLELELTVEQVFGWLNF
- a CDS encoding DUF29 domain-containing protein, coding for MSSQKANSPTLYETDYLQWIEITIKKLQSQDYKNVDWENLIEEITDMGRSERKSLKSNFIVILVHLLKWQFQPEKRSGSWEGSIIEHRRRVKEALDDSPSLKPYLENIFAECYTQAVKQAKAETGLPLESFPVISPYELSKVTDDEFLPI
- a CDS encoding TMEM165/GDT1 family protein, coding for MLTAFTAGLLLITVSELGDKTFFIAVILAMRHSRRLVFIGVTAALAAMTILSVIFGQLVSLLPKIYIHYAEIALFIAFGIKLLYDASKMSSANNGEVAQEAKAAVEEADSELTNHKSSWKIIIKAFVLTFIAEWGDRTQIATIALAAGNNPIGVTVGAVLGHAICAAIAVIGGKMIAGRISERQITFIGGCLFLIFGVVAAIQGA
- a CDS encoding tetratricopeptide repeat protein, producing the protein MSQPRNRWMVQVVLALAVVAFVGVSLVPIIEAFNNPQPSTQNTASTRGSLPSSEQKSKLQDEVRGYELVLQREPENQTALKGLLQARLQLLSQKQGDIQGVIEPLEKLAKLNPEQTEYAVLLAQAKQQIGDKEGAAQAYRTVLASNPGDLKALQGMVTLLLNQQRPEAAIGLLQDTLSASTQANKVQPGSVDTIAVQVLLGTVHASQKRYTEAFSVYDQAILKDPQDFRPVLAKALLLKQEGKAAEAKPLFDSASALAPAQYKDEINKAATVSPTPSSTTAPSAAPAPSAETKPKP
- a CDS encoding homocysteine biosynthesis protein, giving the protein MRTIAEINDKINRKRAVVLTSEELKTRVAAVGVTKAAKDVDVITTGTFEPMESSGAIINLGHTDPPIKIRRCWLDGVPAYSGFGAVDLYLGASCGVEVMEGEEIRERGGGHVIEDLIAGKAVPVKAQGQVTDCYPRAAFETTITRETINQFYLFNPRNLYQNFIVGVNGGDRPLFTYLGPLQPRLGNAVYSNPGAISPLFNDPDLQLVGIGTRIFLGGGIGYIAWEGTQHNPLQKRLPNHTPIGPAATLALIGDAKLMDARWVRGCYFKSYGPSLMLGVGIPFPVLNEEVVERCAVQDQDLVAPIVDFSIPRRVRPTFGLVSYAQLKSGRITIEGKAVRVAPLASMFLSRQVALELKQWIEAGLFTLTESVSPIPMERSFVPQDRWMDL